The Macadamia integrifolia cultivar HAES 741 chromosome 4, SCU_Mint_v3, whole genome shotgun sequence genome contains the following window.
TAGTGAGTCTTGATTTTACCAtctttagtttttgttttcGAATATTCTACTGGGGAGTCTCTCGAGTCCTAATTGCAATTTGAGTCTAAATGATGGGGTAAGCTAGTtcctttcttcatcttctcaagtTGTAACACGTGGAATGGGTCCAGGTTTTAAGTAGTGGTTGGGATGCAAGAATACCAGCAAGGTGTCAATGTAATGTTGAAGTTGAATTAAATTTTCTGAGTTGAGGTGCAGTTCACTTCCTCTCTTCATACAGTGGGTCTGTGTCATGCTGAGGGTTTAGTTACTGCTAAACTCTAGCAGGGTGCTTAGTTAATGCTAAGATTGTTACACTTCTACCACTATTACTTTGTTTTTTAAAACATGATAATCAGATAACAGATACATTACTTGAAGGACTAAATGATTGTTCTGGGATTTGAAAATGATTCCATCAGCCCCCCCCCCCAGCGCGGGGTACTCCCTTCCCTCCCACATAAGTAATTCTATCAGGCATCTTTGTATTTGTAATTTAGATGGTAATCATCAGGTGCATTAGATTATGGTAGTAGAATCCTTCCGACCAAACTGCAGCATCCAATTTCTTTAACCCTCACTCTCATCTAACTGTGAATTCTGCTTTCTTCTCCACATTTTAGTAATTTAGGCCGTTTTCAAATGACCATAAAGAATACTGCTATAACTGCCATTCCGCATTGACAACTactgaaccatttattaaaaatttcaaCTTGTCTGGTGAATAACCTCACAATAGATAAAAATTTCACCCAGTTTAATGTATTTTATGTAAAATAGAATAAGCAATAAAATTGATGTCCAATTAAATTACCACCCCTCAGCTGCCACAGTCAAATGCAAAGCTAAATTCTGTAAAACAGAATCTTGAATTGAAGAGGATACTTTTTGTTTGGAACTCAGCAAACAATACGTACCTTCAACAGATACAAATGGAATACTGGCATCCTCAAGAGCTAAGAAAAAGCAATGAAGCAGCTGTCAGAATACAGGAGAAAACCTGGCAATACTAACATGTTTTATTTTGCTGCAAAACATATTGATCTGAATgcttatgagagagagagagagcagtactatcaaaatatgtaaatgaTGAGTAAATAACCAAGCAAAGAATGAGAGATATACAGTCAATGTGAGCCAAATCATTCATGACTGTTCCGAAAATGCCAATAGATGCTTGAACCCATAGTTCAAAAACTTGGGTTTCGGTCTCGTTTCAGCCTTACCGAAATTTCGCCGAAATAATGCATTTTTGTCTACAATGTAGACATGACCAAAATTACTGAAATTTACTGAAAGACCGAAATTTCTCCAAAACAGTGCCGATTCCTTAGTTCTCCTGTTATTTCATCTTGGCCTCGTCAAAATCaacaaaatttccaaaatttcgGCGAGTCTTTCAACTTTGCCTTGCAAACATTTTATGGTGCACGTCATAAAACGTAGCCAGCTATGAATGCCAGTATCCAGAGTATGTGGATTCCATGAAGCTAGATTCCAACATTAGGCGCATAAGATCAACTTGGTAGCAATATCTATGATTCCCTAAAATGCCAAGTACCAACATAGGGTATTGAAACTTAGATTTGTTAATGTTCATACTCAAAGAAACATACTTTTCCCCATGAGAAAGGTTAAGATGGCTACAAAATGTTAAAGGCGGCATAGCATTGATCAGAACATGGCTAATCAAAAGTGGAATGTCAAAACCTTGTTTTTCTGGGTAGATCGATGCAACTAGAAACACCTtccaaaaagagaaaagtaTGAGAAACATTGACATGTCAAGGAAAAGTCAACAACTTAGTCAGGAATCAATTTAGGGATTCCATCAGATACGAAAAGCATGATCAACGTAGCCTATAATATGGATATGATCTCCTCTGTTACGAAGGCAGACCCAATTGCCCAGTAACAGTTAGATTTTACACAGGATTTCAGTCTTAGTTCCTCTTTTTTCTACCATTTCACCACAAGTGGTTGAAAGCTGAAGGGTTATATAGAGTAGCATCTAATCCATCAGCAGAAAAATAAGGTCCCACCTACCTAGTCAGGACTTCTACAAATCTACCAGAGAAGTGATTTTCATATGCTCAATAATTATCCATAAAATAGGAAAACCTTTAATTGTTCTGCAACAGCAATAGAAAGTATTAGACATATAGCAGGTTGATATTCAATATACAAGCGTTAATTGTGCCTGCAGAAACAGAAGCTAGAGTGAGCATGCCCAGAGAGAAGGCATGCAACTGTCCCCAGTTTCAACAGTACAAAGGAATTTTCACCAAGTACTCCACAAAGTATAAAAAGATGttcttaatttaattttcctAGAACATGAGCTCTGTAATAAGCATGGTAAGTTGGTAACCATCCAATGGGAGAGCGTCTCCAATGATGCATCAACAGAAAAAGACCAAGTGACACCTCTTTTAACATTGTGGGTTCCACCTGAGGAGTACATCATTCTTTACATTTGTTTGCATATCTTGGTGTGGCTAGGTTAGTTTTGCATCTCCACCAATTAGTTATTCATTTTATATTCCTCagatttggttttgttttgctTCATTGAGAGACTCTTGTTATATatttaagggtattttagtcttAAAGGGAATAATTGACCCAAGTGGCAGCTGGATTGTGTTTGCCATCCATGTAAATTTTGATCGAGTCATAGTTGTAATAGGAGTTTAAACTAGAAGGCCTTTTATACAATTTTCAAATCATCACAAAACGGTCTTGAACTTAAGGACCTCAGGGGTTTTCGCTGTGAAGTCTGTGATCTGAGAGAAAGACCAACAACCAAGTACTCCTAGTTACACCGTGGATCTCCATTGGGTTAATGGGGTATCCATTAAAAGTCAGTTTTCCTCTGGACAGCAGCAAAGGTACTGTATTCTTACTATCTACAATCTAGTAGCAAGGGGATTGCCTTCCTAATGTCTGCCTATTTTGTTTGGAGCTGCTGAATCAGTGAATTATCATCTAGTTCACTGtcctttttgaattttttttaattaataattgaTATGGTGATTTTGCTTTTGATGTGTAGGCAGATCTACTAGATCTAACTCAGTATGAAATTCTGATCTTCCTTGGAACTAGAAGAGGCAACATTTTATTGCAAGGAAATCATGGTATTTTATGGCAACAGACAATTGGTCTATCTGATTGGATCTAAAGAAACCACAGATTGTCTCATAATCAATTTGTCAAGTGTTAACAGATGATTTTGTGGGCCTCAATTTGTCAAGTGTTAAAGAGATTTTGGACTCAGAAGCTGGGCTAGTCATTCTTGTGTAGTGCCCACCCATCTGTTTAGCTTTCTTTGCTCTTGTAAGTCTTTTGCAACTTGTCAAAAAACGAAGAAGTAGCCATCCAATGGTGTAAAACATACAACCTGAATCTGATGGGATAATTGACGTGGGAGCATCTCAAGCCTAAAAAAGAAATGTATTTAATTTGAAAAATCTTTATTAAATCAATGGAGGCTGCATAAGAGTGGATAATTAGGAAGACGTTATTTTCTTCACCTTTTTCAGttatatttttggaatgttaAAACTGACCTATTTTGGATGATTTTGGTACCACTTTGAAGTTATTCTGTTATGTTTCCATTGAGAGGATGATCTTGAGATTCCTAGCTGTATTGGAGAAGATAAGACCAACTATTGATAGAGTATCAGTTGGTGATGGGATTTGTATCTTAGGAAGTTTCATTTGACTAGTAATTTGGTTTGGAATCTAGTTATtaattggtatttttttttctttgaaaacgGTTAGGCACTTGTTGAAATTGCTAAATGGATATTAGAACCATACTAGGAATCTTTATCATCAGAATATCAAATAGAAATAGTCTTTTAGGGGCTTCTTTGAGTTTGACTAGGATATGGAATAAGGTGGTCTTGTTATGGCCTATAAATATGCACGTAAGATCATATGCTTATAATCCAGTGTACAGTATGATTTTGTTTATGATTAAGAGAATGTTTCTCTGCAACTGAGGCTCAATTGGCAAACCCTACCTATTatctcatctttcttcttcaacaCTCTATGGTAGACTACAACACATAAGCCTCCTTTCAGAAACTTTCAATTTTATACTGCTTGCTGATTTTTGAACCGGTCCTAGTATTGCAGGAAAACGAGTTGCTGTAACCAATAATTTGGTCAAATACTTGGCAATTGGGTTTTTGGAAAGTAAGGCCAGAAGTGGATTAAACAGTGGGGCATTGGATTAGATATTTAGATTTTATGGAATTAAATTGCTTCAAGCGGTTTACATATGGAAAGACACTGGAAACAAAGTGACAACTTATTTCATAGAATATAAGAAATAAAGTGAGGTTCAAAATGCTTTATATGGAGTTATTCTCCTTTTCTGTTGCTACATCTGATGTGGGTTAATGTCAAATGTACTAGTACTTCTAAAGGGCCCAACTAGAAAAGGGATATGAAGTCAAGATGGAACAGAAcctaaaattagggtttttaggtCAAACAAAGCACTTTACTGTCAAAAGTGCTCCAATTGGCGCCCtatttgaatgaattttttttatagaaatgcAGATAAGAATTAACTGATCAGAGAAGAAAAACGAatgaaaaaaaggcaaaaatttGATCCAATCATCTAAAGCAGACATTCAGAACTTCTTACAGGAAATATATGTGGAACTGAAAGCATAAAATTAACAGGGTGCATTATAAGGGATaacaataagaaaatattttatttgtcACATACTGCTGGAAACAAAATTGGATAATAACTGCACTGGCTAGCTTCTTTAAAAGATTAAAAGGAAAAGTTATGCACAAATGAGGGACATCAATGAGGGTGCCACTACAGATTATGCAGTTGTTTCCAGCTCCAAAAAACTAATGATAGAACTTCTCATAAGGAAGAGAAGAATTGTGACTAACATTGTAATCATTTTCTCAAGGtgcaaattattatttttatttatttttttttttttgggggggggggtgtttgttTAAATCCTACAAGAGCCACTACGATTATTGAAAAAGGTGCAAAAACAAGTGCAGTCACAGAGTCCTAATAAGGCCACCATAAATGTTCCTGAAACTTCCCTAGTTACTGGCATTATCTCCAtagataaattataaaaaaacacCAGTGAACATCATAAGTCATAACTGCAAATCCACGCAGCCTTGTCAATGAGACTTCAAAATTGTGCCTACTCAGGAAGATAAAATTAGCAAATGGCATACAAAAAGGATAAACCCAGCATAACAAACAAGGCGACAAGAAATTAAAACTAATATACCTTTATCTGAGAATTGAATGAAGGAATCAACCTTAGAAGGTGTAGGACTCTTGTAAGATGCGTTCTTACTTCTCTCCCTGAGCAATTCCTCCAGTTCCTTGTAGTATGACATCTTAGCTGAACCACTACCTCTATCTTGGTGCCTTGCCTTCTTGAACTCTTTCAACAAGTTCCTCCATTTATCAGTGCACATCGTCGGGGATCGATCGAAACCCTTCTCCCTCATTTTAGACGAAATTTGCTCCCAGAGATGCTTGTTCGACTTGGAAGTATTGAAGAGACTGTCCATTTCTCGCCGAAAACTGATGAGGCTTCGGGTCTCCTCCTGGACCCAGGTCTCGGCTCGCTTCTTGGGCGCCTTTACCTCGTGGTCTTCCCCGCTACTCTCGGCAAGAATCATTTGCTGTTGccgttgctgttgctgttgctgttgctgttgctgctgttgttgctgGGGCTGCAAGCCACCATTGCCAACAACttcaatcatcatctctctttcctcctctttATAGAAGTCAATTGGACGAGGTTTCTCAGACAGCTGGTACATGGCTCTTGACAAGCATCTACAAGGCAAGAGAAGCTGTTCTCGAAAGTCACAGAAGAAGATAGCAATTGGGTTCGAAGCTTCGAATAGGGGAAGGGCAAGGAAACTCCTTCCTCGGATTTGGAGATTAAAGTCGCTCAGTGGTGAAATAATAGAGAGAGCTGGAACAGGAAACCACTGTAGTTCGACAGTAGAAGTAAATTAAGATATGGGTTTTGTCGGTGAAAAAGAAGGGGGGAATACCCCATATTTCGGATTCAAAGATTGACTCCACCAAATATGGAaagagaaaaacagaacaaTCTCTCAGAGACAGTGACCAAGCAgttccagagagagagaaagagatggaacaaaggaaagggaaaggagaAGTGGGTATTGTAGCAAAACAGATGACAAGGAAAACCCGTGTCGATGATTCTGAGATTGGGGGCAATTGtttgagaaaatgaaagagagaaaataaaaagtctcCTTTTCTTCTCGATGTTCTTGTTGGATATATAAATGAAATTCCCTCTTATTTTTCTGTCacagagagcgagagagagagggtttcaaAATTTTCCGACGATTCTTATTCTCAAGTCAAGCACACGCACAGGGAGATAGACAGAGAGGAAGCGTGAAGGTGAAGTGAAAAGGTTATGACTTGCGAAAGCAAAGAAGGGAAAGACTAGATTTCTTTTCGTCTCGAAGAACAGTGACTCCTTCACTTCAGGAATTcgtgaaaaaaggaaaaaaaaaataaaggagtcAAGATCCCAAGTACCCAGAGAGGAGATGAATCAGCCATGATTCAACCCCAGGTGCTGAGAAGCTGTGACtccactctctccctctctctctctctctctctctctaaactaaTAATAATCCATTAACCTTGACTGGATCATGTAAGTGAACAATGTCCATTAACACGTGGCAGAATGCCACCACCTCTTCTGATCAGCGAACAAAATGGATAAACCTCACACATGCATGATTGCATGCCGcatctgtcacaccccgcctccattTATCTGAAGACTAGTGACATGAACACGCATATGTATCTACAATTCATCCAGGATTTACGATGcaatactttaagttcataaaattataaaataattataagatcacatacatataatataaataaaatataccaACTAgggatttctattgatatttaatataattacacaaaaaaaaagttttcacaTTGGGATCATAATTACACTTATGCCTCATAGGGCTACATCCGCTacatacaaaaagaataaaaaagagaagacgATACTCTCATCATCAACGTGCTTCAAATGCACAGTCATCCCATATGCATCCATCCTCTTGtgcaaccagctcctcatcccagaggtcaccttcGTAGAAAGCCGGATCCTCAATCACAGTTTTCGAAGGGttacctgaatcaacatctaaaaaaaaaaaaggcaacaaCGAGGGTGAGCTTTCAcgaagcccaatgaggggtaacacacaagcaatcatgacaatccaaaatatgcaataatataaatattcatgcccaaccacatcaatatgaatgcaatgacatgatccaattattatcaaacaattctaagtccaaaggggtataagtgctaaTGCAACATAGGTGTTATTCCTAGTCATGAATGTACATTATCAGTCCTCAGGGATATAAGCTAGTTGCAGGTCAGGAGCATACCGGTCCCTACATGGTTGCTTCAGTACCcggtaagcccctattaataaccctcccataataccactacatggAATCCAACATCGTgtgagggtctgtcacgacATTGGCATCAGTGCATCTCAGTCACCAAAAATCATCCCTAGCCTCAAACCATCAGATGaaaggattagccaatacgtaaatcCCTATTGGCAaaggttgtagcaccagggtggttatcctagcccaatgcattttAATATGCCATAACACatttcaatcacactcacacacacacacacactcactttAAGCATGCAGTGCtaccggcaccaaccgttggccaccctgcaccccagtcatacacacacacacactcaccctgagcatacaATGCtgtcggcaccaaccgttggctaccctgcaccccagtcacacacatatacacacacactcaccctaagAATGCAGTGtcccggcaccaaccgttggctaCCCTGCAcaccagtcacacacacacacacacacacacacacacacacatcccctgagcatgcagtgccaccgaCACTAACCGTTGGTCACCTTGCACCCCAGGATCCACATACACCCGCACACTCACCCTAGGCATACAGTGTCGTAGGCACCCACCATTGgtcaccctgcaccccagtctccacatacacacactcaccctaGGCATACAGTGCCGTAGGCACccaccattggccaccctgcatcccagtcacaacacacacatgcacaaccataatccacattctcatgccacatcaacaatTTTCATAAGTAACaagataataatatgcaaatCAACATAATTCATCCACATACGCATTATGATGCAATAAATTCATGtaaacacacaaaatcccctcacctcgagtcctAGGTGATGATGGATCACCGATGGCCTCGCGCTGTGTCTCGTCACCTCTTAGTTCTACTCCTAGGATTCATAGgaattttaagaaataaatcaCTCATAGATAAATGAGTCCCTAATGAGTCCCTATGCATATGTTCTAACctcatttcctatttttcttttccttgaaatCGTTCTCAAATTGAGGGTTTTATGACTATAGGGCTAATTTATATGTGGGGGATGTTCACCACATCATTTAGCTTAGATTAAGTGTAATTAATGGTTTATTTAAGATAGGTTTACACAATGTATCTCAATTCCCCAAAATTCCAGTCACGATTAAGCTAAATTAGGAAATTTCGGTTGAGGGTGTAGAtggtgaccaccaatggcttatgtggtcaccccaatccactatacatgtatttaatttcattttccccaacccaATTTCAAGTTTGAATGGTGGGGTATAAAGGGTTTGGGTAAAACCCacattttctagggtttttgttacccaaattggggatttcactAGGGAGGGTTCATGGACTCAAAGTGATCCATTAACCTTGCTAGGATAAGTCTCTTACACTAAACCTCTCTCCTAATTTGTAATTTTAACAAGTGGGTTTTAATAATTTTtcccatttctaggttttgtgttgcccaAATTGGGTCTTTTGATAGAGGTTTCCTAAAGGAAGGTCTATAAACTTGAAATGAACCCATGATTTTGCTAGGATAAATTTCCTACACCAAATCCCCTTTCCTATTTGTAAGTTTagagagtggagaggtgggATTTTGTTGGGGCGATCGCTCTTAGCTCAAAAGAGAGgatatgggagagagagagagcctagcACATGGAGTTAGAGACTTAGAGTGAGTGGAGTTTACCGTAGTTGGTAGGAAACCCTTgctcctcctttcctcttccttccttgctctccttctccttcttgttctttctctttctccttctctttgctTTTTTACTTTGGTAGGTGGAGAATGAACGGTAATAGTCTATTTATATTCCCTTAATTAACTAAGGTTTGTTTGGGAGAAAAATGGATTTTCACCCATTACCGGGTTAACTCATTATTTGGCATTAACGGGCCCACCTTGGGGTGACCCGATACATTAATCCATTATCCAAAAAGTGGTATCAACCAATGAATGTGGTTTGAGGTGCACAGGTGCAAGGGTCCCGGTCCCATGGCCAAATAATATGATTTTAGCTGGTATTTTCACTTTTAAGGTTCGGGGATCTTCCCGTGAAATGTGAGGGCTTAACTAACATTTTCTTCTGCGTCCGGAACCCCTTCCAATTTTTAAGGCATGAGTAGCaagtgcaagtggggtcatccttcccttcccgACAAAATACGACTGCTACCCAATATTCATTAGTACTAGCATCCTCTGGTGCCTCATTTATACaattaaaatatgaattttagGGCACGAGTATAATAGCATCCTATTCTATTGCCTATTAATCTTTCATGATTTTGAGTCAAAAATCGAAATAGGATTTTCTTATAGGAATGCAAGGGGAGAAGATTTCCTTCACCACTACGTGTGATTCACTTTCCattctagggttcacaaatccaTCCTAGGTTTTTAATCTACCCAAAATATCCTGACACCATTTCCGTACTCTTAGACTCAGTGGAATTGTTACGATTTTCAAAAAGAATTGATATAGATTGATATGATCTTAGGTCCCCTCACCTTATAATCAGGTTTATGAGATTGAATTTTTCCATGTCCGTATCAAAAATCATTGTTCTAAGATATGATTGAATCTCCGTGGATGAAGAGAAAAATGATAGATCATACatgaatggagaaaaaaattccttttcataTGAGGATTTGTAATGGAATTTCACCACCCCTCCCGCAACACCACACCCCCACCCGCAcccaccaccccccaaaaaaaaaaaacaatggagGGCGATCGATATTCTAGTAGTGTATAACAAATGTTGCGACTTTCCGTTGTTGGTGGATGGGAggctttattgtttttttcgcATGAAAACTTTTACAACAAGAAATTAAACTAAATTATCCTCTACACAAGATGACAACTTACCTTCCCTAGCTACAAGCGCTGCCTTTGGAGCCACCGATATTATATATTCAGGTTTACAAGTAAAATTAaccatcataaaaaaaaaaaaaaaaaaaaaaaccttatgaTCAAAGATATGTCAAAGAAATATCCCAAGACCAGCCATCTTGAAACCCTGCATCTGCCACTTACATAAGTCCCCTGCATCTGTCTGCAACTCGCAtcacaagaaaaaaagacatgATCTACCATTGTTCAACCCACAATTTCCATGTTGATTAATGAAATGGACATGTTCAACGCCATCCATGCACACAAATGaattgagaaagaaatgaaaacctTGAGATGGAATGCACTGAACTGATAGTCTCTCCATAAAATGAATTATTAAGGTAACACTGTCAAGTTACTATTAACTACTCACAAAAATTGGTGCCTCCACCATCCATAGCATGTAGGGGTGCACAAGTTCTGGGCCATGTCAAGCTTCACTCCATTTATTCAACAGGGAC
Protein-coding sequences here:
- the LOC122076628 gene encoding trihelix transcription factor GT-1-like isoform X1, whose amino-acid sequence is MYQLSEKPRPIDFYKEEEREMMIEVVGNGGLQPQQQQQQQQQQQQQQRQQQMILAESSGEDHEVKAPKKRAETWVQEETRSLISFRREMDSLFNTSKSNKHLWEQISSKMREKGFDRSPTMCTDKWRNLLKEFKKARHQDRGSGSAKMSYYKELEELLRERSKNASYKSPTPSKVDSFIQFSDKALEDASIPFVSVEASGRSTLNLERRLDHDGHPLAITAADAVAASGVPPWNWRETPGNGGESHSSYVGRVISVKWGEYTRRIGIDGTADAIKEAIKSAFGLRTKRAFWLEDEDEVVRSLDRDMPLGNYTLHLDEGLMIKVCLYDESDRIPVRTEDKTLYTEDDLRDFLSRRGWMGLREFNCFRSIDTLDDLRPGAMYQGVRLLGD
- the LOC122076628 gene encoding trihelix transcription factor GT-1-like isoform X2 — its product is MYQLSEKPRPIDFYKEEEREMMIEVVGNGGLQPQQQQQQQQQQQQQQRQQQMILAESSGEDHEVKAPKKRAETWVQEETRSLISFRREMDSLFNTSKSNKHLWEQISSKMREKGFDRSPTMCTDKWRNLLKEFKKARHQDRGSGSAKMSYYKELEELLRERSKNASYKSPTPSKVDSFIQFSDKALEDASIPFVSVEVEDQHSILKGVWIMMDTLLPSQQLMQLQPVEFPHGIGERPLETGGRATLPMLGG